The proteins below are encoded in one region of Aequorivita iocasae:
- a CDS encoding response regulator, translated as MKTCINILMIDDHPMILEGYIDSIKKLEAYSFSIERAHSIAEAVSSLESNFKKREIHLVLLDIGLPQDLDYLSGLELGIAIRKAQAGSKIVVITAYDTYPLLQDLMKLINPEGLLIKSELNPDILQTACKEVLEGGCYYTKTVRKFLTEGYEKPYVLDHYDKLLLYHLSLGKLNKELVAILPLSLRSIERRKNKLRDVLKLEQGCSDVQLIKGAKEAGLL; from the coding sequence ATGAAAACCTGTATCAATATTTTGATGATAGATGACCACCCCATGATCCTGGAGGGGTATATTGATTCGATAAAAAAGTTGGAAGCATATAGCTTTTCAATTGAAAGGGCACATTCCATTGCAGAGGCAGTATCGAGTTTGGAAAGCAACTTTAAAAAGAGGGAGATCCATTTGGTATTGTTGGATATAGGGCTGCCCCAAGACCTAGACTATTTATCAGGTTTGGAATTAGGGATTGCCATCCGGAAAGCGCAGGCAGGCAGTAAAATAGTGGTAATTACCGCGTATGATACTTATCCCCTGCTCCAGGATTTAATGAAATTAATAAATCCTGAAGGGTTGCTTATAAAGAGCGAGTTGAATCCCGATATTTTACAGACTGCCTGTAAGGAAGTTTTGGAGGGAGGGTGTTATTATACAAAAACGGTGCGGAAATTTTTAACCGAAGGTTATGAAAAGCCCTATGTTTTGGACCATTATGACAAGTTATTGCTGTACCACCTATCGTTGGGTAAACTAAATAAGGAACTGGTAGCAATTCTCCCTTTGTCCCTTCGGTCCATAGAAAGAAGAAAAAATAAGCTTAGGGATGTGCTGAAGCTGGAACAAGGGTGCAGTGATGTACAGCTGATCAAAGGCGCTAAGGAAGCAGGATTATTGTAA
- a CDS encoding tetratricopeptide repeat-containing sensor histidine kinase has translation MITYYPYGRREITFALMLWLYFMPIGITAQTPHLHQNFEKYLLKAQQDSLSPITRERYLKIAYSAIRSTRADSVKYSRISKLVEVAEHLPDTSYFIRIAAEGMQLAKDLENPAHLGDAHWNYASYYLRGKEYGRSYEHYNRAYKYFTAAKNDYYSGKMLYNMAYIASETHDLTGAEILLFRCIKIFEQAKKPRQQYRCYNVLGNNADDMEEFDKSLHYYNKASQLIPSFKDSLYYKLENLNNQGVRFHKMRNYEKAESVFTTALTYVNELSRSPALHAMLLDNKAHCLVFLGKLDDVEQDMRFAMRLRDSLGETAGSIMSRLHLANYYGKIGDTLEGIAYAKEALEMASGKELTHHKLEALELLAALDRPNTIPYLRQHIEIDKSINARDRKLRNKFTAIRYETAKYIAENERLFRQRLWIIIVGVSISAISILLYLNKLQRSKNRELLFEREQQQYDEDMYLMALTQKTNLEKGRTEERQRISKELHDHIVSRLFTLRFQWQTAPVGGEKEMLSLNRKNLNLLEQLESEIRNLSHKLRSIVYTEEERFLDTLKTLLAEKSEIGRLTSVFECKNPADWQQLSYVSKINLQRIVEEILQNVVKHARAHKISILMYRELDTLYLNVTDDGKGFKYARVKRGLGMKNMEARSQKLNGTFSIQSTIGIGTTVMIRIPFKLNIQ, from the coding sequence ATGATCACCTACTATCCCTATGGTAGGCGGGAGATTACATTTGCACTTATGCTATGGCTATATTTTATGCCCATTGGCATCACGGCACAAACCCCGCACCTACATCAGAATTTCGAAAAATATTTATTAAAAGCACAACAGGACAGCCTATCTCCCATTACGCGAGAGCGCTATTTAAAAATTGCCTACAGTGCTATACGATCTACAAGGGCGGACAGTGTAAAGTACTCCCGGATAAGCAAACTAGTTGAGGTAGCGGAACATTTACCTGACACCAGCTACTTTATCAGGATCGCGGCGGAAGGGATGCAATTAGCGAAGGATTTGGAAAACCCAGCGCATTTGGGTGATGCCCATTGGAACTACGCCTCCTACTATTTGAGAGGAAAGGAATACGGTAGAAGTTATGAACATTACAATAGGGCCTATAAATATTTTACCGCTGCAAAGAATGACTATTATTCTGGAAAAATGCTTTACAATATGGCATATATTGCCAGCGAAACCCATGATCTGACAGGGGCCGAAATTTTATTGTTTCGATGCATCAAGATTTTTGAGCAGGCCAAAAAGCCCCGGCAACAATACCGCTGTTATAATGTACTGGGCAATAATGCGGACGATATGGAAGAATTTGATAAATCGCTGCACTATTACAACAAAGCTTCCCAGTTGATACCTTCATTTAAGGACTCCCTGTATTACAAATTGGAAAACTTGAACAACCAAGGCGTTCGATTTCATAAAATGAGGAACTATGAAAAGGCGGAATCCGTTTTCACCACTGCCCTTACCTATGTGAATGAACTCAGTAGAAGTCCAGCCCTTCACGCTATGTTGCTGGATAATAAAGCGCACTGTTTGGTCTTTTTAGGAAAATTGGATGATGTGGAGCAAGATATGCGCTTTGCCATGCGCTTACGGGATAGTTTGGGAGAAACCGCCGGTTCCATTATGAGCAGATTGCACCTTGCAAATTACTACGGGAAGATAGGCGATACTTTGGAAGGGATAGCATACGCAAAAGAAGCATTGGAAATGGCCAGCGGAAAAGAATTGACGCACCATAAATTGGAGGCACTGGAGTTGTTGGCGGCATTGGACCGGCCCAATACCATACCTTATTTACGGCAGCATATTGAGATAGACAAAAGCATTAACGCCCGCGACCGTAAGTTGAGAAACAAATTTACGGCGATACGATATGAGACTGCCAAATACATAGCCGAAAACGAGCGTCTTTTCCGGCAGCGGTTGTGGATAATAATTGTGGGTGTATCGATTTCTGCTATTTCAATCCTACTTTATTTAAACAAACTGCAACGATCAAAAAATAGGGAATTGCTTTTCGAGCGCGAACAACAGCAATACGATGAGGATATGTACTTGATGGCCCTAACGCAGAAGACCAATCTGGAAAAGGGAAGAACTGAGGAGCGGCAGCGTATTTCGAAGGAGTTGCACGACCATATAGTCTCGCGTCTTTTTACCTTGCGTTTTCAATGGCAGACGGCCCCTGTGGGTGGAGAAAAGGAGATGCTAAGCCTGAATAGGAAGAATTTAAATTTATTGGAGCAGTTGGAAAGCGAAATACGCAACCTTTCCCATAAACTTAGAAGTATTGTTTATACTGAGGAAGAACGATTTTTAGATACCCTGAAGACACTTTTGGCGGAGAAAAGCGAGATCGGCAGGTTAACCTCTGTTTTTGAGTGTAAGAACCCGGCTGATTGGCAACAGCTATCGTATGTATCAAAAATTAACTTACAGCGGATTGTGGAAGAAATACTCCAAAATGTGGTAAAACACGCAAGAGCCCACAAAATAAGTATCCTGATGTATAGGGAATTGGATACACTTTATCTCAACGTAACTGATGACGGGAAAGGGTTTAAATACGCTCGCGTTAAACGGGGCTTAGGAATGAAAAATATGGAAGCCAGAAGCCAGAAGCTGAACGGTACCTTTAGCATACAAAGCACTATAGGTATTGGGACCACTGTGATGATACGCATTCCATTTAAATTAAATATACAATGA
- a CDS encoding LytTR family transcriptional regulator DNA-binding domain-containing protein, which yields MRYYLIIGDPPPALLDAMPTIEATLGLKCLGIIKEMASYRKRLLGHYPELILVHLDQATMSIDDILRTIGHDFGKIPHYIGLTSSPAKGFEAFKSGFLDVILAPYTREGLLSTFSNYKYTYEASSIFCIEEYYDFHYINLHNVVFIQADNYTTDFIMKDGSLVHNFKNLKHTFPLLPKHFQKINRGQVINSFYVFKINMGRKELFLRHHGKPLKYTRKYKTNISTIKKWVQKTPITIY from the coding sequence TTGCGTTATTATTTAATAATAGGAGATCCGCCACCAGCATTATTGGATGCTATGCCGACGATTGAAGCGACGTTAGGATTAAAGTGTTTAGGGATTATAAAAGAAATGGCAAGTTATCGGAAAAGGCTTCTTGGACATTACCCTGAACTAATACTGGTACATCTAGACCAGGCTACCATGTCTATAGACGATATACTAAGGACGATAGGCCATGACTTTGGTAAAATACCGCATTATATTGGACTTACATCATCCCCTGCAAAAGGATTTGAAGCATTTAAGTCCGGTTTTTTGGATGTTATCTTGGCTCCCTATACAAGAGAAGGCCTATTGAGCACTTTTTCAAACTATAAATACACTTATGAAGCAAGTTCAATTTTTTGCATTGAAGAATACTACGATTTTCACTATATCAATCTTCACAATGTAGTTTTTATACAGGCCGATAATTATACCACTGATTTTATAATGAAGGACGGTTCGCTTGTACATAACTTTAAGAACCTAAAGCATACTTTCCCCTTATTGCCCAAACATTTTCAAAAGATTAACAGGGGGCAGGTTATCAATTCCTTTTATGTGTTTAAAATCAATATGGGAAGGAAAGAACTCTTTTTGCGGCATCATGGAAAACCTTTGAAGTATACGAGAAAATATAAAACCAATATAAGTACCATTAAAAAGTGGGTCCAAAAAACCCCTATAACAATTTACTAA
- a CDS encoding sugar transferase, producing the protein MFDISLSLILLLVTGWFILLLIFLSYIDTGKGLFLQSRVGQYGKLFTIYKIRTMHIHKASISVYGRFLRRSKLDELPQLLNIILGQMSFVGPRPDVPGYYDQLQGEARKLLQLKPGFCSRAALKYFNEETLLAAQQDPLYYNDTVIFPDKVQMNLEYYYHQSFLEDLKILWKCLLRKTGGI; encoded by the coding sequence ATATTCGACATATCCCTATCCCTAATACTTTTGCTGGTAACCGGCTGGTTTATACTTTTATTAATTTTTCTGTCTTATATCGATACAGGCAAGGGCCTTTTCCTGCAATCCCGAGTAGGACAGTATGGCAAACTTTTTACCATTTATAAAATCCGAACGATGCATATTCACAAAGCCTCTATTTCTGTATATGGCAGATTTCTGCGACGTTCCAAGCTGGATGAGTTGCCACAACTTTTAAATATCATTCTGGGGCAAATGAGTTTTGTAGGGCCACGGCCAGATGTCCCCGGCTATTATGACCAATTGCAGGGAGAGGCCCGGAAACTTCTGCAACTAAAACCTGGGTTTTGCAGTAGGGCTGCGCTTAAATATTTTAACGAGGAGACACTCTTGGCTGCACAGCAGGATCCGCTGTACTATAACGATACGGTTATATTTCCCGATAAAGTGCAAATGAACCTTGAATACTATTACCACCAATCTTTTTTAGAAGATTTAAAAATTTTATGGAAGTGCTTGTTACGTAAAACTGGAGGGATTTGA
- a CDS encoding DegT/DnrJ/EryC1/StrS family aminotransferase, with amino-acid sequence MSETKIYLSSPHMGGNEQSFVNEAFDTNWIAPLGPNVAGFEKDLESYLGNGNHVAALSSGTAALHLALILLGVGKGDEVICQSMTFSASANPIVYQGATPVFVDSEPETWNICPNHLEEAIKDRIAKGKKPKAIIAVHLYGMPYKVEEIRKISEKYEIPIVEDSAEALGSSYKGQKCGTFGDISILSFNGNKIITTSGGGALVSRNLKHKEKAIFLATQARDAAPHYQHSEIGYNYRLSNISAGIGRGQMQVLDKHVALRRKMHEFYRDIFKKKNGVTVFAEPNSDYFSNHWLSCILVDTAICGFTSEEIRLAMAENNIECRPLWKPMHLQPVFTNAPYYGGKVAEKLFNIGLCLPSGSNLISEEKVKINDVLIPFIDK; translated from the coding sequence ATGTCAGAAACAAAAATATATCTTTCTTCCCCCCACATGGGCGGAAATGAACAATCTTTTGTGAATGAAGCATTCGATACCAATTGGATTGCTCCCTTGGGCCCAAACGTAGCAGGTTTTGAAAAAGATTTGGAAAGCTATCTTGGGAATGGAAACCACGTTGCAGCCTTGAGTTCGGGTACCGCTGCATTGCATTTAGCTTTAATTTTATTGGGTGTTGGAAAAGGGGATGAGGTAATCTGCCAAAGTATGACCTTCTCAGCTTCAGCGAATCCCATTGTGTATCAGGGAGCAACACCTGTATTTGTCGATAGCGAACCTGAAACTTGGAATATCTGTCCAAACCATTTGGAGGAAGCCATAAAAGACCGCATTGCAAAGGGTAAAAAACCCAAAGCAATCATAGCCGTTCATCTTTATGGAATGCCTTATAAGGTTGAAGAAATAAGAAAGATTTCTGAAAAATATGAAATCCCAATTGTTGAGGATAGTGCGGAAGCATTGGGGAGCAGTTATAAGGGTCAAAAATGCGGCACTTTTGGAGATATATCCATCCTTTCCTTTAATGGAAATAAGATAATCACCACCTCAGGGGGTGGCGCTTTGGTATCCCGAAATTTAAAGCACAAGGAAAAAGCAATCTTCTTGGCAACCCAGGCGCGCGATGCAGCACCACACTACCAGCATTCCGAAATAGGCTATAATTACCGACTTAGCAATATTTCCGCCGGAATTGGCCGTGGACAAATGCAAGTGCTTGACAAACACGTGGCCTTACGGAGAAAGATGCACGAATTTTATCGCGATATTTTTAAGAAAAAGAACGGTGTAACCGTATTTGCTGAGCCTAACAGTGATTATTTTTCAAACCATTGGTTGTCTTGTATTTTGGTTGATACTGCCATTTGTGGTTTTACTTCAGAGGAAATAAGATTGGCAATGGCAGAAAATAATATCGAATGTAGGCCGTTATGGAAGCCGATGCATTTACAGCCTGTTTTTACAAATGCACCTTATTACGGAGGAAAAGTGGCTGAGAAATTATTTAATATTGGACTTTGTTTGCCCTCGGGTTCAAATTTAATAAGTGAAGAAAAAGTTAAGATTAACGATGTTTTGATACCTTTTATCGATAAATAG
- a CDS encoding polysaccharide biosynthesis protein, whose product MRTRTIGLLNRRYLPRWAVLMLDIIICLISVGFTYLILEGTPLKFQTVWPFSLRTLFVLGTNAIFFYIFRTYSGIVRHSTFTDIFRVAAASFLTGITVVLFNTVYYLFEGEKIFLTTGVLLYMFFSFTLMLFLRIAVKEAYQYIRRMNIGKVKKRVLIVGMDNQTINLGRALTSESDQAFQLVGFITEDFTNKSLNVLGKPVFLTSITKDSIEFAFLLEKHRIDGVLMVRDSLSVAETNEIVEACLANKIQVFNMPSVENWNQQQNLQTQIKHIEIEDLLDRYPIEIDSAIIKNDLEDKTILVTGGAGSIGSEIVRQLALFNPRKIVVLDNAESPLYEMELYLGNTFPDLEFSTILADVRNIDRLEMIFAKFKFDLVFHAAAYKHVPLIEKNPYEAVGVNILGTVNLANLAVQHGIDKFVMISTDKAVNPTNVMGASKRAAEMYVQSLQEKIGTHTRFITTRFGNVLGSNGSVIPHFRKQIEAGGPVTVTHKDIIRYFMTIPEACQLVLQAGTMGKGGEIYVFDMGKPVRILDMAERMIKLSGFQPYKDIDIQFTGLRPGEKLYEELLSDTAQSLPTFHSKIMVSKIPAEDFYAVNEKIQAIIKATQQNSRMEVVLKIKELVPEFISQNSEFQHLDLQHQN is encoded by the coding sequence ATGCGCACTAGAACAATAGGTTTATTAAACCGTCGGTATTTGCCCCGTTGGGCGGTATTGATGCTTGACATTATAATTTGTTTGATCTCGGTCGGTTTCACTTATTTGATTTTGGAGGGAACACCCTTAAAGTTCCAGACCGTTTGGCCTTTTTCTCTCCGTACCCTTTTTGTTCTGGGAACCAATGCAATATTCTTTTATATTTTCAGAACTTATTCGGGCATTGTGAGACACTCCACCTTTACCGATATTTTCAGGGTAGCGGCAGCTTCTTTTTTAACAGGAATTACGGTGGTGCTTTTTAATACAGTTTATTATCTCTTTGAGGGAGAAAAAATATTCCTTACCACTGGGGTTCTATTGTACATGTTCTTTTCCTTTACATTAATGTTATTCCTTAGAATTGCTGTAAAGGAGGCTTATCAGTATATACGTAGAATGAATATTGGAAAGGTCAAAAAACGGGTATTGATAGTGGGAATGGACAATCAAACCATTAACCTGGGAAGGGCACTTACCTCCGAGTCTGATCAAGCTTTTCAGTTAGTAGGGTTTATTACTGAAGATTTTACCAATAAGAGCTTAAACGTACTGGGAAAACCGGTTTTTTTAACATCTATCACAAAGGATTCTATAGAATTTGCCTTCTTGCTGGAAAAACATCGCATTGATGGGGTTTTAATGGTTCGCGATTCTTTATCGGTAGCAGAAACCAATGAAATAGTGGAAGCTTGTTTGGCAAATAAAATACAGGTGTTCAATATGCCATCTGTTGAAAATTGGAACCAACAGCAAAATCTGCAAACGCAGATAAAGCATATTGAAATTGAGGATTTATTGGATAGGTATCCCATTGAAATCGATTCTGCGATTATTAAAAACGATCTTGAGGATAAAACTATTTTGGTTACCGGAGGTGCGGGTTCCATTGGGAGTGAAATAGTAAGGCAATTGGCCTTATTCAATCCACGGAAAATTGTGGTTTTGGACAATGCGGAATCGCCCTTATATGAAATGGAACTTTATCTGGGAAATACGTTTCCAGATCTGGAATTTAGCACTATCCTTGCAGATGTAAGGAATATTGACCGGCTTGAGATGATATTTGCCAAATTTAAGTTTGATTTGGTTTTTCATGCAGCGGCCTATAAGCACGTTCCCTTAATTGAAAAAAATCCTTACGAGGCTGTAGGGGTTAATATCTTGGGAACCGTAAACCTAGCCAACTTAGCGGTACAGCACGGCATTGATAAATTTGTGATGATTTCTACCGATAAGGCCGTAAACCCAACAAACGTCATGGGAGCCTCCAAACGGGCCGCTGAGATGTATGTACAGTCCCTGCAAGAAAAGATAGGCACGCACACCCGTTTTATTACAACACGCTTTGGAAATGTATTGGGATCCAATGGTTCGGTAATCCCACATTTTAGAAAACAGATTGAAGCAGGAGGCCCCGTAACCGTTACCCATAAGGATATTATTAGGTATTTTATGACCATCCCGGAAGCCTGTCAATTGGTATTGCAAGCAGGTACCATGGGCAAAGGGGGGGAGATATATGTATTTGATATGGGGAAACCCGTAAGAATACTCGATATGGCAGAACGGATGATAAAACTCTCCGGATTTCAACCTTATAAGGATATTGATATACAGTTTACTGGCCTGCGTCCGGGAGAAAAACTGTATGAAGAACTTTTAAGCGATACGGCCCAGAGCTTACCTACCTTTCATAGCAAGATTATGGTGTCGAAAATACCTGCTGAAGATTTTTACGCGGTAAATGAAAAGATACAGGCCATTATCAAGGCTACCCAACAAAACAGCAGGATGGAAGTGGTTTTAAAAATTAAGGAATTGGTACCGGAGTTTATTAGCCAAAATTCCGAATTCCAGCATTTGGATTTACAGCATCAGAATTAA
- a CDS encoding polysaccharide biosynthesis/export family protein — protein MKRYFIRLVVVICLGTMGVSCVSPKKIVYFQDLTEGQRVLDTLHKSSKIQPGDLLSIVVSAYDLNAVRPFNLMSETRPAAEVSGISINNTNQQQAYLTAQDGTIDFPVLGNLEVAGLSRTELSERLTKRISEYVKDPIVTIRILNFKVSLLGEVNRPGTYNVEGERLTLPAALGLAGDMTIYGRRDNVLVIRDDGKTKQYEYLDLRSADVLNSEYYYLQQNDVVYVEPNRAQVQSSSFNRNAVVYISVASLLLSAMAIIFR, from the coding sequence ATGAAGCGATATTTTATAAGATTAGTAGTGGTTATTTGCCTCGGTACCATGGGGGTATCTTGTGTTTCTCCAAAAAAGATTGTTTATTTCCAAGATTTAACCGAAGGGCAGCGAGTGCTGGACACCCTACATAAAAGTTCCAAAATTCAACCCGGAGATCTTCTTAGCATTGTTGTTTCAGCTTACGATTTAAATGCGGTTCGCCCTTTTAACCTTATGAGTGAAACACGCCCTGCAGCTGAGGTCTCGGGAATAAGTATAAACAATACCAACCAACAACAAGCCTATCTCACCGCCCAGGACGGAACCATAGATTTTCCCGTGTTGGGAAATTTAGAGGTAGCAGGTTTAAGCCGAACGGAATTAAGTGAAAGGCTCACAAAGCGTATTTCCGAATATGTGAAAGATCCTATTGTTACCATCCGTATCCTTAACTTTAAGGTGAGTCTTTTAGGGGAAGTAAACCGGCCTGGAACTTATAATGTGGAGGGAGAGCGTCTAACTTTACCTGCTGCCTTGGGACTGGCAGGCGATATGACCATATATGGAAGAAGGGATAATGTATTGGTGATAAGGGACGACGGCAAAACGAAACAGTATGAATATTTGGACCTAAGAAGTGCAGATGTTTTAAACAGTGAATATTATTATTTGCAACAAAATGATGTAGTATATGTTGAACCCAACCGGGCACAAGTGCAGAGTAGTAGTTTTAATAGAAATGCAGTTGTTTATATAAGTGTTGCATCTTTGCTTCTGTCTGCAATGGCTATTATATTTAGATAG
- a CDS encoding GumC family protein, with the protein MQDSDELSLRELIEQYTQFWYLFVIGVLIALVIAFLYLRYTPQLYQSKATIIIKDEKTQSPLEMAAFSQFGSFLSRFKNNQIDNELAIFNSKRLISETVKELQLNIKYEVVGNIKTSELYGYKPFEVKFQSFNEDLDTNVPVLYFKILSSNEFHLEIEGIETADTYNFGEQIRLPFGEITALPNLEDAEKFEGYVNKTILVSYHSVEKVALGFQDRVNILNTDGKSNVVELSIQTQNKEKGEDFLDELVRQYNKDAVQDRNEIAKKTSAFIESRLQIITKELDSVESNKEDFKSSNRLTDIQAEAQITLENASEFNKRQLDVSTQMELSNTMIDYIKNSNPDELLPANIGISNESVGTAVNNYNELILYRNKLLQSSTSKNPVVKSVNEQIAQMRANILGSLENSRNGLRIAMKDLNMQENIISSKISQVPAKEKIFRGIERQQTIKEQLYLFLLQQREEASIALAATADRAKIVDSAYGPQEPVSPKKSIIYLGAFLAGLLVPFGGIYSFFLLSTKVKNRKDVEKHLKSIPIIGEIPKIQKGESELIKFNDRSIMAEAYRILRTNLQYLFINKLEENEKGKTLIVTSTIKGEGKTFVAFNLALTLSLTGKKVVLVGADIRNPQLQRYLPEHLKSKKGLTEYIVYDDLELADVVAQSDYNENLSIVLSGAIPPNPAELLLQKRTKTFVEALKKEYDYIIMDTAPSMLVTDTVLINKLADITLYVVRAGYTDKRLLDFPQDAIEDGRLANVAIVLNNVSLNNFGYGNKYGYAYAREEQSLLKRILNKH; encoded by the coding sequence ATGCAAGATTCAGACGAGCTTTCATTACGAGAGCTAATTGAACAATATACCCAATTTTGGTATTTATTTGTTATAGGGGTGCTTATCGCATTGGTGATCGCATTTCTTTACTTACGATATACCCCCCAGCTTTATCAGAGCAAGGCAACCATTATCATCAAGGATGAAAAAACCCAGAGCCCATTGGAAATGGCGGCTTTTTCTCAATTCGGAAGTTTTCTTTCCCGCTTTAAGAATAACCAAATAGACAATGAACTTGCCATCTTTAATTCCAAAAGATTAATTTCTGAGACCGTAAAGGAGTTACAGCTCAATATTAAATATGAGGTAGTTGGCAATATAAAGACCTCTGAACTGTATGGCTACAAACCGTTTGAGGTTAAGTTTCAAAGTTTTAATGAGGATTTGGATACAAATGTACCCGTCCTCTATTTCAAAATTTTGTCCAGCAACGAGTTTCATCTTGAAATTGAGGGAATTGAAACTGCCGATACTTATAATTTCGGAGAACAAATAAGACTGCCTTTTGGCGAGATAACCGCATTGCCAAACCTAGAGGATGCTGAAAAATTTGAAGGATATGTAAATAAGACCATACTCGTAAGTTACCACTCGGTAGAGAAAGTAGCCTTGGGTTTTCAGGATCGTGTCAATATTCTTAATACGGATGGCAAGAGTAATGTAGTGGAATTGTCCATACAGACCCAAAATAAAGAAAAGGGAGAGGATTTTTTAGATGAACTGGTACGACAGTACAATAAAGATGCGGTGCAGGATAGAAATGAGATCGCGAAAAAAACATCGGCCTTTATTGAGTCACGATTGCAGATTATTACCAAGGAGCTGGATTCGGTTGAAAGCAATAAGGAAGATTTTAAAAGCTCCAACCGCTTGACTGACATTCAGGCGGAAGCCCAAATAACCCTGGAAAATGCCAGTGAGTTTAATAAGCGTCAGTTGGATGTTTCTACCCAAATGGAGTTGAGCAATACAATGATAGACTATATCAAGAATAGTAATCCTGATGAATTGCTGCCCGCAAATATTGGAATCTCCAATGAAAGTGTAGGCACGGCAGTGAATAATTACAACGAACTTATTTTATACCGAAATAAATTATTGCAAAGCTCCACCTCCAAAAATCCTGTAGTAAAGAGTGTAAACGAACAAATTGCCCAAATGCGCGCCAATATTTTGGGGAGTTTGGAAAATTCTAGGAATGGCTTACGCATTGCGATGAAGGATTTGAACATGCAGGAAAATATTATTAGCTCCAAAATATCGCAGGTTCCGGCCAAAGAAAAAATATTTAGGGGCATAGAACGGCAACAGACCATTAAGGAGCAGCTCTATCTCTTCTTATTGCAACAACGGGAGGAGGCTTCCATTGCGCTTGCTGCCACTGCAGATAGAGCTAAAATTGTGGATAGTGCCTATGGGCCCCAAGAGCCGGTTTCACCAAAAAAATCAATTATATACTTAGGTGCTTTTTTAGCGGGATTACTAGTACCCTTTGGGGGAATTTATAGCTTTTTCTTGCTCAGTACCAAGGTAAAAAACAGAAAAGACGTTGAAAAACATTTAAAGTCGATTCCAATAATTGGGGAAATCCCGAAGATACAAAAAGGGGAGTCAGAATTAATAAAGTTTAACGACCGCAGTATTATGGCAGAGGCTTATAGAATATTGAGGACCAATCTTCAGTATCTATTTATCAATAAACTGGAAGAAAACGAGAAAGGGAAAACACTCATTGTAACATCAACTATAAAGGGCGAAGGAAAAACTTTTGTGGCTTTCAATTTAGCATTGACCTTATCCCTTACAGGGAAAAAGGTAGTGCTTGTGGGAGCCGATATTCGTAATCCACAATTACAACGGTATTTGCCAGAGCATTTAAAGTCAAAGAAAGGACTTACGGAATATATAGTATATGACGATTTGGAGCTAGCGGATGTTGTAGCACAAAGTGATTATAATGAAAATCTGAGTATTGTTCTCTCTGGCGCCATACCTCCAAACCCAGCTGAATTGTTGTTGCAAAAGCGCACCAAGACGTTTGTGGAGGCGCTAAAGAAAGAGTATGACTACATTATTATGGACACGGCTCCATCCATGCTTGTGACTGATACTGTTTTAATCAATAAATTGGCAGATATTACCTTATACGTGGTTCGTGCCGGTTATACAGATAAACGGTTACTAGACTTCCCGCAGGATGCTATTGAAGATGGGCGCTTGGCTAATGTGGCTATCGTCCTAAACAATGTAAGTTTGAACAATTTTGGCTACGGAAATAAATATGGCTATGCCTATGCGAGGGAAGAACAGTCTTTGCTGAAAAGGATCTTGAATAAACACTAG